The following coding sequences are from one Gadus macrocephalus chromosome 3, ASM3116895v1 window:
- the maml3 gene encoding mastermind-like protein 3, translating to MSRPPGAVPPPHAAGGVASGIGPNQGAGPPPGYLGNPQQAAMMKQMMAMEQDKRLQLHMMEQQKQQLLRDQRQQLLAEQLQQQQHLPRQMGQGQRNPYPQVNQYQGTPQEMASRNQTLQNIRAARLLQQQQQQQQQQQQQQQQNQQQMVQMGSVQTQGGSVGPQSDMSLTYSGQGSNQASLYGLNPSMNQMVHQQQQQQQQQQQQQQQQHQSQSVQAPMGLPPQHNPAGGPPRQAGAGPGVGAMPGGAGGGGGGAYGGQGMLMNSMSQQALKGPPNAKAQAQRLQSMLGVGGGGAGAGMGPGGWPQQQGQGLQAMSGRTTGGGGGDMVGFGAPQGYVMQQGQPPPRMPKQHFQGPGQGMPQGMDPRVGHPAAGMGGPMMGPHMGGQPRTNQTRPMVMNQGVMGQGMAGMGGFGPGPGGPGIVGGGGGGGPYGPGGVGVGGPPQGYQRTANQDMSPYGYVGGPPGGGAFGLGDGSGAELDSSDGWMEEFFPNQ from the exons ATGTCGCGGCCGCCCGGCGCAGTCCCGCCCCCTCACGCcgccgggggcgtggcctcagGGATCGGACCcaaccagggggcggggccgccgCCGGGTTACCTGGGCAACCCGCAGCAGGCGGCCATGATGAAGCAGATGATGGCCATGGAGCAGGATAAGAGGCTGCAGCTACACATGAtggagcagcagaagcagcagctgcTTCGGGACCAGCGACAGCAGCTCCTGGCTGAGCAG ctTCAACAGCAGCAACATCTTCCACGGCAGATGGGTCAAGGCCAGAGGAATCCTTACCCCCAAGTCAATCAGTACCaag GCACTCCTCAGGAGATGGCCTCCAGGAACCAGACTCTTCAGAACATCCGGGCTGCACGcctgctccagcagcagcagcagcagcagcagcagcagcagcagcagcagcagcagaaccagcagcagaTGGTTCAAATGGGCTCTGTTCAGACCCAGGGGGGCTCGGTGGGACCCCAATCCGATATGAGCCTCACGTACAGCGGGCAGGGCTCCAACCAGGCCTCCCTGTACGGTCTGAACCCTTCCATGAACCAAATggtccaccagcagcagcagcagcagcagcagcagcagcagcagcagcagcagcagcaccagagcCAAAGCGTCCAGGCCCCGATGGGACTCCCGCCCCAGCACAACCCAGCTGGAGGGCCGCCAAGGCAGGCTGGGGCCGGCCCCGGGGTCGGGGCCATGCCCGGAGGagccggaggcggcggcggcggcgcgtaCGGGGGCCAGGGGATGTTGATGAACTCCATGTCCCAACAGGCCCTCAAAGGGCCCCCCAACGCAAAGGCCCAGGCGCAGAGACTGCAAAGCATGCTGGGAGTCGGAGGCGGGGGCGCCGGGGCTGGGATGGGGCCAGGAGGCTGGCCCCAGCAGCAGGGGCAGGGGCTCCAGGCCATGTCGGGCAGGACTACAGGCGGGGGTGGCGGGGACATGGTGGGCTTTGGGGCCCCCCAGGGCTATGTGATGCAACAGGGTCAACCCCCGCCGCGCATGCCGAAGCAACACTTCCAGGGCCCGGGCCAGGGGATGCCCCAGGGTATGGACCCCAGAGTGGGCCACCCCGCGGCGGGTATGGGGGGCCCCATGATGGGCCCACACATGGGCGGTCAGCCCAGGACTAACCAGACCCGGCCCATGGTCATGAACCAGGGGGTGATGGGGCAGGGCATGGCCGGGATGGGGGGCTTCGGCCCGGGCCCTGGGGGGCCGGGCATCGTgggcggaggcggaggaggcgggccTTACGGACCAGGgggcgtgggggtgggggggccgcCTCAGGGCTACCAGAGGACAGCCAATCAAGACATGTCACCCTACGGATACGTGGGCGGGcccccagggggaggagccttcGGACTAGGGGACGGCTCAGGGGCGGAGCTTGACTCGAGTGACGGTTGGATGGAGGAGTTCTTCCCCAACCAATAG